ATAAATATTATACAACAGATGATACCATCGGTAGTTATACATTTTATGAATGCAGAAATTTGAAGAGTTTAAAACTCCCTTCTGGTGTTACCGAAATAGGCTCTTCCGCCTTTGAGGACTGTAGAGATTTGACAAGTTTGACCATCCCTTCTGGTGTTACCGAGATAGGCTCTTCCGCCTTTAAGGGCTGTACTGATTTAACTAGTTTATCCCTCCCTTCTGGTATTACCGAGATAGGCTCTTTAACCTTTTATGGCTGTACTGGTTTAACTAGTTTATCCCTCCCTTCTGGTGTTACCGAGATAGGCTCTTCCGCCTTTGAGGGCTGTACTGGTTTAACTAGTTTATCCCTCCCTTCTGGTGTTACCGAAATAGGCTCTTCCGCCTTTGAGGACTGTAGAGGTTTGACAAGTTTGTCCCTCCCTTCTGGTATTACCGAGATAGGCTCTTTAACCTTTTATGGCTGTACTGGTTTAACTAGTTTATCCCTCCCTTCTGGTGTTACCGAAATAGGCTCTGCCGCCTTTAGTGGCTGTACTGGTTTAACTAGTTTATCCCTCCCTTCTAGTATTACCGAGATAGACTTTTACGCTTTTAAGGGCTGTACTGGTTTAAAAGATGTTAGCTTTTATATTAATGGTGATTTTGAGACATATTTGACAAAAGATCATCCTTGTATAGAGGTTGGTTGTGGTATTAAATATTATCTGAATGATGAAGAAATTACAAGTATAGTGGTGCCATCTAGTGTAACTACTTTAGGTATGTATGCTTTCCAAAGATGCTCGAACTTACTGTCTGTATATGTTAGCTGGCCAACTCCGATTTCTGCTTACAAGACTTTTAGTGAAACAAATTTAGGAAAATGTACTCTATATGTTCCACAAGGAACAGAACAAGACTATTGGCTTGCTAATGTTTGGGGCGATTTTGGAAAGATAGTAGAGTTCGATGCAACTGGCATTGATAAGGTTACAACCTCAAATGATGCCAAGGAACTCTCTCGCTATTCTGTAAATGGTCAGCGATTGTCTGCTCCAGCCAAGGGATTGAACATCGTTAAGTATAGTGATGGTAGTGTGAAGAAAGTTGTTGTTCAATAAATGACGACAGGCATCTTGTGATGCTATATGGGAGCACTGTGGCTTACTAGGTGCTCTGCCGCATAGATACCGTAGGCAGGTGAAGACCTATTTTAAACTAACCCTAAAAAGCGAAGACAATGAAAAAGTCAACGTAGATTAAGGTACTTTTGTTGGTGGTCTTAATGCTGATATTTAGTTTGGAGGCTTACTAACAGAAGCTTTCATTGGGGCACGAGTAATCGTGCCCTTTTTCATTCTTTCCTTAGTACAAACATTTTAAATTAGTGATTTTAGAATAACTAACTGAGAAATTACTAAAAATAAAAAAGAGCGGAAGAACAACCGGGGGAGGCCGTCCGAAAACTTAATTAGGGAAGCAAACAACTGAATTGGGCATTTTTCTTTTGCTCTTTATAGTTAATTAACTTCGTATCTTCTTGATTCTCAATTATTTTATGTATCTTTGTAGTAAAAAACAAGAAAGATATGGCATATAAAAAAGGACAAGATAGACGACAGAGGGTTCTTTTCCCTGATTGCATTGACGAGTATGTAGAGGCTGACGCCCCTGTTCGCTTGTTTGATGCTTTTGTCGATAATCTCAAAATGGATGAACTGGGATTCGTCCGCAGTACTCCTGCAGAGACAGGTACTCCTGGATATGATCCTCGCGATCTCCTCAAACTCTATATTTATGGTTACTTCTATCAGGTACGTTCCTCTCGCAAACTTGCTCGTGAGTGCAAGTGTAACGTAGAGGTAATGTGGCTGCTCAACAAGCTGACTCCTGACTTTCGTACAATCTCCGATTTCCGCAAGGACAACAAGAAGGCTATTACTAAAGTTTTTAAAGAGTTCAACAAGTTTTGTATGGGACTGAAGCTCTTTTCCAAGTCGTACATCTCTATTGATGGAAGCAAGTTTAAGGCTGTAAATGCTAAAGACAACAACCTTACTCTAAGCAAACTCGATGACCGAATCAAGCGTCTTGATGAACATATTTCAATCTATATGGAAGAACTTGAAGCATACGATCATGAGGAAGGACGCAGGCTCTCTAAAGATGAGTTGCAACGTAAGCTTGATGTTTGCAAGGAGCGCAAGGAACGCTATGAGGGATACCGTGATACACTTGAGAAAAGTGGTGAAAGCCAGATTTCCTTAACCGATCCTGATTCCCGACTAATGAAAGCCAACGAAGGCTTTTGTGTCGGTTATAATGTGCAAACTGCAGTTGATGCGGAGAGCCATATGATAGCAGGCTTCCTGGTAACCAACAGTCCAACAGACCATGGTCAGCTTACAAGCGTAGCATCTGAGGTGAAAGCCGATTATGGTGTTGACGTTCTTGAATCAACTGCAGACAAGGGGTACGAGTGTCCCGAGGATCATGCAGATGCATTGGCTAATGGTATCGTACCAAATGTCATCCAACGTGATGGCAGCTGCACGGAGCAGGTTCAGTTTGACTATAACGAAGCTACCATAACTGACGAACAAAAGTCAAGTACTAATCCAGAAGATTTGAAGGCATGTCTTGAAGCAGCAGTCATACCGGAAGCCTACAAGGATTTTTTAACCGATGCACAGATTGTAGAGGTCAAGGAGTACACTTCTGATGTAGCAGAGTCTGCTGTACTGAAGATGACTCCCGGGCAGATGCGTGCCAAGGCTCTTGAAGGATACTTCGTGAGGGATGCCGAACGCAATCTTGTCTATTGTCCGCAAGGAGAAATCCTGAGGCAAAAGTCTATCAAAAGAAACGGTATGATCCGCTATTGCAACAAGCTTGCATGTAAAAAATGCAAGTGCAAGTGTACCATCCAGAAGTTCAAGGAGGCAGACTTCAACAAAGACACCTTGATAAAGGCAACCGAAGCAAAACGCAAGCAACTCAAAGAAGAGAATAAGGACAAGCCAAAACCTCCAAGAATGAAGATCGTGAAGAAGGTTGTCCGTTACGTTTTACATCTAGATCAGAACAAGATGGACAATCGCAAATGCCTCTCCGAGCATCCTTTTGGAACCATGAAGCGAGCACTTGGGCAATACTACTTTTTACTGAAAGGCAAACTGAAAGTAACTGCTGAGATGGGTCTCTTTTGCCTATCTTATAACCTTCGTCGTGCCATATCTCTCAAAGGTGTACCTGCTTTGATTGCTTCTCTTGGATAATGACCTGTAGGGATCAATACCATCGAAAAACACGCTCTATTAGTGTTCATATCGGCCATTTTAAGCCCTTATGACGAATTGTTTAACATAAACTAAAATTTTAAGATGAAAAAAGATATGCCCTTAGAGGGACTTAGGTGGAGTCGTGATAGCGGTTCTGCCCTCTATGATACACCCCAAAACGGCCGTTCTCGGACGGGCTGGGGGGTTAACAGAGTTAACAGTTAACAGTTGTTTTTCCGCTCTTTTCAATATGATTTTACCACAATTCTGCTGGCGACAGATCCTTGTCCTTTCTGCCCATCAGATAGTAATCGGCAAGGAACTGAAGGTTTGCCTGGGTAATCTTCAAGCCTGCCTCCTTTACGTATCGGCTGGTGAAGAGGTTGGCATCAGGCAACATGTTGTTGTCTATCAGCTTGCACACAA
The Segatella copri DNA segment above includes these coding regions:
- a CDS encoding leucine-rich repeat domain-containing protein, coding for MRTITFKGLFLTAVFMLLGCLAIQAADGGLITKQITIKLDKAGTLSGKIGYNKKRQITNLKIVGEINGSDLQFVREMAGVNFYGGPVEGNLSVLDLSEAKIIKGGSFYYSPSGSYDKYYTTDDTIGSYTFYECRNLKSLKLPSGVTEIGSSAFEDCRDLTSLTIPSGVTEIGSSAFKGCTDLTSLSLPSGITEIGSLTFYGCTGLTSLSLPSGVTEIGSSAFEGCTGLTSLSLPSGVTEIGSSAFEDCRGLTSLSLPSGITEIGSLTFYGCTGLTSLSLPSGVTEIGSAAFSGCTGLTSLSLPSSITEIDFYAFKGCTGLKDVSFYINGDFETYLTKDHPCIEVGCGIKYYLNDEEITSIVVPSSVTTLGMYAFQRCSNLLSVYVSWPTPISAYKTFSETNLGKCTLYVPQGTEQDYWLANVWGDFGKIVEFDATGIDKVTTSNDAKELSRYSVNGQRLSAPAKGLNIVKYSDGSVKKVVVQ
- a CDS encoding IS1182 family transposase is translated as MAYKKGQDRRQRVLFPDCIDEYVEADAPVRLFDAFVDNLKMDELGFVRSTPAETGTPGYDPRDLLKLYIYGYFYQVRSSRKLARECKCNVEVMWLLNKLTPDFRTISDFRKDNKKAITKVFKEFNKFCMGLKLFSKSYISIDGSKFKAVNAKDNNLTLSKLDDRIKRLDEHISIYMEELEAYDHEEGRRLSKDELQRKLDVCKERKERYEGYRDTLEKSGESQISLTDPDSRLMKANEGFCVGYNVQTAVDAESHMIAGFLVTNSPTDHGQLTSVASEVKADYGVDVLESTADKGYECPEDHADALANGIVPNVIQRDGSCTEQVQFDYNEATITDEQKSSTNPEDLKACLEAAVIPEAYKDFLTDAQIVEVKEYTSDVAESAVLKMTPGQMRAKALEGYFVRDAERNLVYCPQGEILRQKSIKRNGMIRYCNKLACKKCKCKCTIQKFKEADFNKDTLIKATEAKRKQLKEENKDKPKPPRMKIVKKVVRYVLHLDQNKMDNRKCLSEHPFGTMKRALGQYYFLLKGKLKVTAEMGLFCLSYNLRRAISLKGVPALIASLG